A genomic segment from Modestobacter roseus encodes:
- a CDS encoding IS3 family transposase: protein MSRGLVCEFIAAEKTSYGVRRLCRVFRISPTSFYAWAARAGGPTAGELDEAYAIEAAREAWVAHRRIYGARRLTAEVRDRGHGWNRKRVARLMRLGAIEGVHRRRRGKYGRRAVSTATAPDRVERNFTAAAPNQLWVADISYLRSWEGFVYLAVVVDAFSRKVVGWAMADHLRTELVLDAVGMAITTRKPAAGTVHHTDRGSQYTSYEFGKALRDSGVLASMGRVGSAFDNAMAESVFATLKTELIYRRSWPTRHELEMEVFSYLEGFYNTRRRHSRLGNLSPTDYENMHLTQNEVSA from the coding sequence GTGAGCCGCGGACTGGTCTGCGAGTTCATCGCCGCGGAGAAGACCAGCTACGGCGTGCGCCGTCTCTGCCGAGTGTTTCGGATCAGCCCCACCAGCTTCTACGCATGGGCCGCCCGCGCCGGCGGGCCGACAGCCGGCGAGCTCGACGAGGCCTACGCGATCGAGGCCGCTCGTGAGGCCTGGGTAGCCCACCGCCGGATCTACGGCGCCCGCCGGCTGACCGCAGAAGTCCGCGACCGCGGGCACGGCTGGAACCGGAAACGGGTTGCGCGGCTGATGCGGCTGGGTGCGATCGAGGGCGTGCACCGGCGCCGGCGAGGCAAGTACGGCCGCCGCGCGGTCTCCACCGCGACCGCCCCGGACCGGGTGGAGCGGAACTTCACCGCGGCCGCCCCCAACCAGCTGTGGGTCGCCGACATCTCCTACCTGCGCTCCTGGGAAGGCTTCGTCTACCTCGCCGTGGTCGTCGACGCCTTCAGCCGCAAGGTCGTCGGCTGGGCGATGGCCGACCACCTGCGCACCGAGCTCGTCCTCGACGCCGTCGGCATGGCCATCACCACCCGCAAGCCCGCTGCAGGAACGGTGCACCACACCGACCGCGGCAGCCAGTACACCTCCTATGAGTTCGGCAAGGCGCTGCGCGACTCCGGGGTACTGGCCTCGATGGGCCGGGTCGGGTCGGCATTCGACAACGCGATGGCCGAATCGGTGTTCGCCACGCTGAAGACCGAACTGATCTACCGCCGCTCCTGGCCCACCCGCCACGAGCTGGAGATGGAGGTCTTCTCCTACCTCGAAGGCTTCTACAACACCCGCCGCCGGCACTCCCGGCTCGGCAACCTCAGCCCCACCGACTACGAGAACATGCACCTGACACAGAACGAGGTGTCCGCCTGA
- a CDS encoding transposase, whose product MGRRSKYPEEFRQRAAQLVLDSRRSVREVASELGINHETLRNWVTAEKRQRADGPAALSADERMELARLRRKVAELEVEREILKKAAVFFARETGR is encoded by the coding sequence ATGGGCCGACGGAGCAAGTACCCCGAGGAGTTCCGGCAGCGAGCCGCGCAGCTGGTGCTGGACAGCCGCCGCAGCGTCCGCGAGGTCGCCAGTGAGCTGGGCATCAACCACGAGACGCTGCGCAACTGGGTCACCGCCGAGAAGCGTCAGCGAGCCGATGGGCCGGCCGCGCTCAGTGCCGACGAGCGGATGGAGCTGGCCCGGCTGCGGCGCAAGGTCGCTGAGCTGGAAGTCGAGCGGGAGATCTTGAAAAAAGCCGCGGTCTTCTTCGCTCGGGAGACGGGCCGGTGA